One window from the genome of Phycisphaerae bacterium encodes:
- a CDS encoding GLUG motif-containing protein, translating to MGRVFFAAIVFGGLVLSSICFGYSGGSGTEEDPYQIATAEDMNQIGLNYQDWDKHFKLTADINLSAYTGTQFSRIGTDDKHAFSGVFDGNRHTISNFTYTAESGDYIGIFGNVSNTGKIENVSLVDVNITGHNYVGGLVGINNGSISNCYSTGTVSGGSNSWIVGGLVGYNQGTIANCHSTGTVSDSSYSDMLGGLVGYNKGTIDNCNAKGDVSGGYNSVCLGGLVGWNEGGIRNCNSTATVTSDGDYSYYLGGLVGYTYGGGIRECSSTGNVTGGDYSYYLGGLIGGNERAVFIMYCYSTGNVRGGYESDYVGGLVGENANDSYVIDCYATGEVAGDYDVGGLVGINDNSYIEECYSSGSVSGYMYVGGLLGWNNGGTTTDSFWDIETSGQSWSAGGTGKTTAEMKLKSTFTAANWSFAGDTANSTDYVWRMCIDGVNYPLLWWQFNMADFTCPDGVSFIDFAILANVWLSDPTQVNWNERCDIAEPQDSVIDILDLAVFTQYWLED from the coding sequence ATGGGTCGAGTGTTTTTTGCGGCAATTGTTTTCGGGGGGTTGGTGTTGTCGTCTATTTGCTTCGGTTATTCCGGCGGCTCGGGGACAGAGGAAGACCCATATCAAATTGCCACAGCCGAGGATATGAACCAAATCGGGCTCAATTACCAAGACTGGGACAAGCACTTTAAACTGACGGCTGATATAAACCTCTCTGCCTATACAGGCACACAGTTCAGCCGTATCGGCACCGACGACAAACACGCTTTCAGCGGTGTCTTTGACGGCAATAGGCACACAATTTCCAATTTCACATACACGGCAGAAAGTGGCGACTATATCGGCATTTTCGGTAATGTCAGCAATACAGGAAAAATCGAAAATGTCTCTCTTGTCGATGTAAACATAACCGGACACAATTATGTCGGCGGTCTGGTGGGAATCAACAACGGCAGTATCAGCAATTGCTATTCGACAGGTACAGTCAGCGGTGGTTCTAATTCTTGGATTGTTGGCGGTCTGGTGGGATACAACCAAGGCACTATAGCAAATTGCCATTCGACAGGAACTGTCAGCGACTCTTCCTACTCTGATATGTTAGGCGGGCTGGTGGGATACAATAAAGGCACTATCGACAATTGCAATGCAAAAGGAGATGTCTCCGGTGGGTACAACTCGGTTTGTCTCGGCGGGCTGGTGGGGTGGAATGAAGGCGGCATAAGAAACTGCAATTCGACAGCTACCGTCACCAGCGACGGAGATTATTCATACTACCTCGGCGGGCTGGTGGGATATACCTATGGAGGAGGTATCCGTGAATGCAGTTCGACAGGCAATGTTACCGGCGGAGATTATTCATACTACCTCGGCGGGTTAATTGGAGGTAATGAACGGGCCGTCTTTATCATGTATTGTTATTCGACAGGAAATGTCCGTGGCGGATATGAATCAGATTATGTCGGCGGGCTGGTAGGGGAGAATGCAAATGACAGCTATGTCATAGATTGCTATGCTACGGGTGAGGTTGCCGGGGACTATGATGTGGGCGGCTTAGTGGGTATAAACGACAATAGCTACATTGAAGAGTGTTACTCATCAGGCAGCGTGTCTGGGTATATGTATGTCGGCGGATTATTAGGCTGGAATAATGGAGGGACAACTACAGATTCATTTTGGGACATTGAAACCAGCGGCCAATCATGGAGCGCCGGCGGGACGGGCAAAACCACCGCCGAAATGAAATTGAAAAGCACATTTACCGCAGCCAACTGGAGTTTTGCGGGCGATACGGCCAACAGCACGGATTATGTCTGGCGGATGTGTATAGACGGAGTGAACTATCCGCTTTTGTGGTGGCAGTTTAATATGGCAGATTTTACCTGTCCTGACGGCGTCAGTTTCATAGACTTTGCGATTCTGGCCAACGTCTGGCTAAGCGACCCTACTCAGGTCAACTGGAACGAGCGCTGTGACATTGCTGAACCGCAGGACAGTGTCATTGATATCTTAGACCTTGCGGTATTCACACAATACTGGCTTGAGGATTAA
- a CDS encoding S41 family peptidase: MEKPLNKIIAVIILLFSLEAGVSGAPPKIINTVPENGSQDVNSNLRQIRIVFDQDMDQNGYSICGGGENYPKTIGNPRWVNKRTIVMRVKLIPNHDYQLSINCPNFKNFKNTKGESAEPYPIEFKTSSDKAGAKAENLSVAENAEATEELRKAIDEKYSYRDLRKFDWDRLFDRYSRAMKVAKTPEAFAEAAAEMLANAGDAHIWVKIGEKNAKGKFRRSVTENYNLKILEKTVRGWRKRSDAVFTGQFNDGIGYILIDSWSRERKEALEEAYKAIEKFADAPGLIIDVRSNSGGAEPLAEEFAGCFIDEPKVYARHVYRNVREPGGFTKPNNRILEPSEGRPKYRGKIAVLTGPVNMSSCEAFLLMMKQVSGCKLIGEKSYGSSGNPKPTELGNGVTVFLPSWKAMRPDGTCFEGEGIAPDILIKTTKTELNSRDAVLEAALKWLRESQMTPAR; this comes from the coding sequence ATGGAAAAACCACTCAATAAAATCATTGCGGTGATTATACTTTTATTTTCTTTGGAGGCAGGGGTATCGGGCGCGCCACCGAAAATCATCAATACGGTGCCTGAAAATGGTTCACAGGATGTGAACTCCAATCTGCGACAGATTCGCATTGTCTTCGACCAAGATATGGACCAAAACGGCTATTCGATATGCGGAGGCGGAGAGAATTATCCTAAAACAATCGGAAACCCGCGATGGGTTAACAAACGCACGATTGTAATGCGGGTGAAGCTTATTCCAAACCATGATTATCAGCTAAGCATCAACTGCCCAAACTTCAAGAATTTCAAGAATACCAAAGGTGAATCGGCCGAGCCGTATCCGATTGAATTTAAGACCAGCTCAGATAAAGCAGGAGCCAAAGCTGAGAATCTCAGCGTCGCAGAAAACGCAGAGGCGACAGAAGAGCTGCGCAAAGCTATCGATGAGAAGTACTCGTATCGCGACCTTCGTAAGTTTGATTGGGACAGGCTGTTCGACAGGTACAGCCGGGCAATGAAGGTCGCCAAAACGCCGGAAGCATTTGCGGAGGCAGCAGCGGAGATGCTTGCCAATGCGGGAGATGCGCACATCTGGGTTAAGATTGGCGAAAAAAATGCTAAGGGGAAATTCAGGAGGAGTGTTACTGAAAATTACAATCTAAAAATTTTGGAAAAAACAGTTCGCGGGTGGCGGAAGCGCAGCGATGCGGTATTTACCGGGCAATTCAACGACGGGATCGGTTATATTCTTATTGACAGCTGGTCCCGTGAACGTAAGGAGGCGCTCGAGGAGGCCTATAAGGCGATAGAGAAGTTTGCCGATGCACCGGGACTTATAATCGATGTTCGCAGCAACAGCGGTGGTGCTGAGCCGCTTGCGGAGGAATTTGCGGGCTGTTTTATCGACGAGCCGAAGGTTTATGCCCGGCATGTGTATCGTAATGTTCGTGAGCCGGGAGGATTTACCAAGCCGAATAATCGCATTCTGGAGCCGAGCGAGGGGCGGCCGAAGTATCGCGGCAAGATAGCCGTGCTTACGGGGCCGGTGAATATGAGCAGCTGCGAGGCGTTTCTTTTGATGATGAAGCAGGTTTCTGGCTGTAAACTTATTGGCGAGAAATCTTACGGCAGTTCGGGTAATCCCAAGCCGACCGAACTGGGCAACGGTGTGACGGTATTTTTGCCATCGTGGAAAGCTATGCGGCCTGACGGGACGTGCTTTGAGGGCGAGGGTATTGCTCCGGATATTCTTATTAAAACGACGAAGACAGAACTTAACAGCCGGGATGCTGTTCTCGAAGCTGCGTTGAAGTGGCTGCGTGAGTCCCAAATGACCCCTGCGAGGTGA
- a CDS encoding DNA methyltransferase: MNALLNKIICGDCIEILGEVGEPFADLIFADPPFNIGYKYDKYYDKVKSKNYIAWTKEWLGVCKKVLKPSGSFYIAIGDEYAANVKVIADELGLFMRNWIIWHYTFGQQTKMKFARAHTHIFYFVNDKKNFTFNEHAVRVPSDRQLIYGDKRANPKGKMPDDVWGEFSRVCGTFKEREEWHPCQMPESLLKRIIAVSSNTGDCVLDPFSGSGTTLAAAKQLGRNYAGVEISEEYVEKTKKRLAQLGKQHCGNESLKPTEMAEFKRLVSETTIPVREIAGDKNLLVLFTNQFSVRMNNGRRYKTEEIATVLRDSAD, encoded by the coding sequence ATGAACGCACTGCTTAACAAGATTATCTGCGGGGATTGTATAGAGATACTCGGCGAGGTCGGCGAGCCGTTTGCGGATTTGATATTCGCGGATCCGCCTTTTAATATCGGGTATAAATACGACAAATACTACGACAAGGTCAAAAGCAAAAATTACATCGCATGGACGAAAGAGTGGCTGGGCGTTTGCAAAAAGGTCCTGAAGCCATCTGGCTCGTTTTATATAGCCATCGGCGATGAATATGCGGCAAACGTGAAGGTGATAGCGGATGAGCTTGGGCTTTTTATGCGGAACTGGATAATATGGCATTACACATTCGGCCAGCAGACGAAGATGAAATTTGCCCGCGCGCACACGCATATTTTTTACTTTGTAAACGATAAGAAGAATTTTACCTTTAACGAACACGCGGTTCGCGTGCCTTCGGACAGGCAACTAATTTACGGAGACAAGCGCGCCAATCCGAAAGGCAAGATGCCGGACGATGTCTGGGGGGAATTCTCGCGCGTATGCGGGACATTCAAGGAACGGGAAGAATGGCATCCGTGCCAGATGCCGGAGAGTCTGCTGAAAAGAATCATAGCGGTAAGCAGCAATACAGGAGATTGCGTGCTGGACCCATTCAGCGGGTCAGGGACAACTTTGGCAGCGGCGAAACAATTAGGCAGAAATTACGCCGGCGTGGAAATATCCGAAGAGTATGTTGAAAAGACAAAAAAACGTTTAGCTCAATTAGGAAAGCAACATTGCGGGAATGAGTCTCTGAAACCAACGGAGATGGCTGAATTTAAACGGCTTGTCAGTGAGACGACGATACCTGTCAGGGAGATTGCCGGCGACAAAAACCTTCTGGTTCTATTTACAAATCAATTTTCCGTGAGGATGAACAACGGCAGGCGCTATAAGACAGAAGAGATAGCGACGGTTTTAAGGGATTCGGCCGATTGA